GGAATACATTTATGAATTTAAGTTTTAAGATGCAAATACTTTTATCAAGATATTTGCCATTTCCCCCCTTTTGGATTTCCCTTCTAACAGGATTATTATTCTTTAACAATATTTTAAAATACCATATATTAAACGATTTTAACGCTGGCTTACTTCATGTTTTAATTTTGATGAATATCTTTGCCTTTTTCCTTTTAAAATACAAAAGATATGAACTAAAAATTAGTCAAAAAGAATGGCAAGAAATTTGTACTTTTCTTAAAAGAAAATTCTCTCAATATGATTTTAATGATGATTTTTACTGCACCGAAGTTTTTGACAGGAACAATGACTTTAAATACACTGAACTTTTTTTAAAACTTGGTAGTGATTATCGAGTAGTAGTTGAAGAGTTTAAAATTAGTGAATTTAAATCCTCTCCTGAGATTTTAAAAATTTTCAAATAACCATATGCAGCATATAGAAAATTATTTTAATAACGTGGACCAAATAATTGGTAAAAAAATCTATTCCTTGCGATTAGATAATAATATGTCTCAGAGTGAACTAGGCAAAAAGATTGGTGTTTCCGCTCAACAACTGCAAAAATACGAAAATGCTAAAAATAGAATTAGCGCAGCACGATTATCCTTAATAGCAAAAGTTTTAGATAAGGATATCTCGTATTTTTACCAAACTTAAACCAGAAAGTTAAAAATTGAAGTTGACGCCAGATTTTTCAACTGCCTAAAATATAAGCAACACTTCTTGAACTTATAGAGATTCCGTTAACGAAGGTTTTCTACATTTTTATCAACAAAATTGTTGATAACTTATTTGTTAAAACTAATTCCTATTTTTTAGCTTTAGTATTTCCTATAAACTTAGGCTTGTTACGGAAGAGATAGCTGGAGTTATTGAAATTTAATACCGGTTAGGTTTTTATTAAAACTTTTCGCATATTTGAAATATTTATAGTTTTTCCTTTAGCCAACCACCACGCTTTGCTAGCTTCAAATAAAAACGTATCAAAGTCTGATTGGTCAAGTTGATTTTTAGGCCCAAGTAGTCTAGATATTAGTTTACTTTCCATTTTTATAAATTTATTACCATCACTTAAGAACAAAACACTTTTTTTAATTATCTTTCCAAACATAGCTCCATCTTTGTATAAAACTATATGCCCTTTATTTTATAGTGGACTGAAGAAGTCAGACAGTAAAATCAATAGTTTTGTTTCGCAAAAGATATAAAATTAAAAGAAACATAATTTAAATATATGACAAAAAAGCATATTAAAAATTTCAGTGCAGAATATAAAACTAAAGTAGTGTTGGAATTACTAGAATCGGAGGTAACTATATCTCAATTATCAAAGAAATATGAAATTACTCCAAAGACTATTCAAAATTGGAAGAAGCATTTTTTAAGTAATGCATCAATGGCTTTTGAGCCGGCAAAAGTAGTCAGTGAGTACAAAACAGAAATTGAGGAGTTAAAATCTCAAAATGATGAATTAGCAAAAGCTCTGGGGAAGGCTACAATAGAGAGGGACTGGGCGTTGGGAAAGCTAAACGGCTTGGATATAGCAAATAAACGAGATCTTGTCGATTCCAAGCTGAAAGAATTATCAATGGCAAGACAATGCGAATTATTGAAGATAAATAGATCTATGCTTTATTATCAGCCCCAAATAATGAGCTTATACAACAAAAAGATTATGGATAGAATAGATGAAATATATACAGATAATCCAGAGTATGGTTATCGTTTTATTTATAAATCTTTATTAGAGGAAGGATTAAATATTGGTAGAGATCGTACTCTCAAATACATGGGTATTATGGGTATAGAGGCTATTTATCCAAAGAAAAAGAAATCTATCTCTATGCAGAATAAAGATCATAAGATATATCCATATCTCCTTGAGCCTTATTGGCAAATATATAACGGTAGTCGGTCTGTATACGTACCAAGATCAAATGAAGTATGGAGCGGGGATATAACATACATTAGAACCCCGATAGGCTTTATGTATATGGCAGCAATTATAGATTGGCACAGTAAAGCTATATTGAGTTATAAACTGTCAAATTCAATGGATGCAAGCCTTGTAACG
The sequence above is drawn from the Candidatus Megaera polyxenophila genome and encodes:
- a CDS encoding cro/Cl family transcriptional regulator; this translates as MQHIENYFNNVDQIIGKKIYSLRLDNNMSQSELGKKIGVSAQQLQKYENAKNRISAARLSLIAKVLDKDISYFYQT
- a CDS encoding integrase, with translation MTKKHIKNFSAEYKTKVVLELLESEVTISQLSKKYEITPKTIQNWKKHFLSNASMAFEPAKVVSEYKTEIEELKSQNDELAKALGKATIERDWALGKLNGLDIANKRDLVDSKLKELSMARQCELLKINRSMLYYQPQIMSLYNKKIMDRIDEIYTDNPEYGYRFIYKSLLEEGLNIGRDRTLKYMGIMGIEAIYPKKKKSISMQNKDHKIYPYLLEPYWQIYNGSRSVYVPRSNEVWSGDITYIRTPIGFMYMAAIIDWHSKAILSYKLSNSMDASLVTSILEDALSKYPPPLIFNSDQGSQYTGSEHIKILEKYGIQISMNGKGRSIDNIVMERFFKTLKYNCIFINEFNNISELREGINIYVDKYNNRRFHSSIGYKKPMDVYLNALQNAA